The genomic stretch ATTTCCTTGGCGAGCGCCTCCACCCGGGCCGCGATCGCCTTGGCCGAGATCATCTCGTCGATCACGTAGTTCCTGGTCGTCATGCCTACTTCAGTGCCCCTTGGGTGAGTCCGCGCACAAAGTACTTGCCGCCGATCAGATACACCAGCAGCGGCGGAACGATCGCCATCATCACCGTGGCCGCCGAACCGCCGGCCCGCACCCCCATGATCGCCGCGGTGATCGGCTGCTGCGTCCCCGAGGTGAACACCATGCCGTAGAGGTACTCGTTCCAGATCTGGGTGAACTGCCAGATCACCGTGACCGCGATGATCGGTCCCGAGAGCGGCAGCATCACACGCAGGAAGATGCGCCAGAAGCCGGCCCCGTCGACCTGCGCAGCCTTGATGATCTCGGTCGGCACGCCCGTGTAGAAGTTGCGGAAGAACAGCGTCGCAAACGAGATCCCCATCACCGTATGGATCAGCAACAGACCCAGCACGTTGTTCTGCAGGCCGAGCTGACCGATGATCCAGGCCCAAGGCAGCAGCGCGATCTGGCTGGGCAGAAAGATGCCGAGGAAGATCATCACGAAGATGAATTCGGAGCCCCGAAACTTCCACTTGCTCAGCACATAGCCGTTCAGCGCCCCGAGGACGGTGGTGGCGATGGTCGCCGGCACGGTGATGATCAGCGAGTTGAGGAAGTTGGGCCCGAGCCCGCGGCACATGCCGCTGACGCAGGCATCGTTCCAGGCGCGCCGGTAGTTGTCGAACGAAAAACTCTCCGGGATGGCGATGATGCCGTTGCGAAACACCTCCTCGCCATCCCGGAACGAATTGAAGAACACCAGCAGCGCCGGCACTGCATAGACCAGGGCAAACAGCGCCAGCAGGGCATAGATCGCGACGCGCGACACGGCCCACCGGCGACGGGCGCTGGCGCCGTCGCGGTCGGCATAGTCGAGCGTCAGGGCGGTCACGGCAGGGTCTCGTCGAGCC from Devosia sp. A16 encodes the following:
- a CDS encoding carbohydrate ABC transporter permease, yielding MTALTLDYADRDGASARRRWAVSRVAIYALLALFALVYAVPALLVFFNSFRDGEEVFRNGIIAIPESFSFDNYRRAWNDACVSGMCRGLGPNFLNSLIITVPATIATTVLGALNGYVLSKWKFRGSEFIFVMIFLGIFLPSQIALLPWAWIIGQLGLQNNVLGLLLIHTVMGISFATLFFRNFYTGVPTEIIKAAQVDGAGFWRIFLRVMLPLSGPIIAVTVIWQFTQIWNEYLYGMVFTSGTQQPITAAIMGVRAGGSAATVMMAIVPPLLVYLIGGKYFVRGLTQGALK